A window of the Synergistaceae bacterium genome harbors these coding sequences:
- a CDS encoding Ig-like domain-containing protein — MDFKRYGVDHYLPGSDAGSIVEGNDGNKHDNEFYKTDTDNYISVYQKMAEQLSVINNQFTFDDKFTVWGLDLRLLRTNLLFRRGEKMYMDDFLDEFVKNLCEWTGMTREYYNAKDGHDLDMGYLIDGNIQGALRDCMSILYGSTTGETKAFGDNLKSFWNNAGINKWKELLELIVYPLRKWNEPQWPYKEYYIMKAVRWLDDSNCFVPLNLEAPEKEKLLRTDMPVLMEFLLTYAAADYQSELHGTSGLSQLLTFIANAHNIGMNHYPEVTLAWLRAQDSLYDKEIVSPFVSAVSFTTAEGRRTNSLVASTSGKVIIGVGEIPDVFVEHGAIEAYLPKTVTVYYSDGTSEDRAIDWDEKTTYYVHEDPNDDTSDWVELNEYTDSHPIEPIIWVTDGKVSLPDGATLAEWVDTTLTSCVYEAGIPNLPAPSASLPNGEYDGPQTIILSADVGNREIYYCISTSSAEIEPNLKYTGSITLGESITSSTDFILLAYTKGDRETCDDSDVAIWEYTIHPASTLTINNSSSGCDTLWNTDTVLAFVFPGLALLLRRKSY, encoded by the coding sequence ATGGATTTCAAGCGTTATGGTGTAGATCATTATCTTCCGGGTTCGGACGCTGGCTCTATCGTTGAGGGGAACGACGGCAACAAACACGACAACGAATTCTACAAGACGGATACAGACAACTACATTTCGGTTTATCAAAAGATGGCGGAGCAGCTTTCCGTGATCAACAATCAATTCACGTTTGACGACAAGTTCACCGTCTGGGGGCTGGATCTCAGGCTGTTGCGTACAAACCTTCTTTTCCGCAGGGGAGAGAAAATGTATATGGACGATTTTCTGGACGAGTTTGTCAAGAATCTGTGCGAATGGACGGGTATGACCCGCGAATACTACAATGCGAAAGACGGACATGACCTCGACATGGGCTACCTTATCGACGGCAACATTCAGGGCGCACTGCGTGATTGTATGTCGATTCTCTATGGCAGTACGACAGGAGAGACGAAAGCGTTTGGAGACAACTTAAAATCATTCTGGAATAACGCTGGTATTAATAAGTGGAAAGAACTGCTTGAGCTGATAGTCTATCCTCTGCGAAAATGGAACGAACCGCAGTGGCCGTACAAAGAATATTACATCATGAAAGCGGTACGTTGGCTGGATGACAGTAATTGTTTTGTCCCGCTTAATCTGGAAGCACCAGAGAAGGAAAAATTGTTGCGGACTGATATGCCGGTTCTCATGGAGTTTCTTCTGACCTATGCTGCAGCGGATTACCAGAGCGAGCTTCACGGAACCAGCGGACTAAGCCAGCTATTGACGTTTATCGCAAACGCGCATAACATCGGTATGAACCATTACCCTGAGGTAACTTTGGCATGGCTTCGCGCTCAAGATTCGCTTTACGATAAAGAGATTGTGTCCCCGTTCGTGTCCGCTGTCAGCTTCACCACTGCGGAAGGCAGACGTACTAACAGTCTTGTTGCTAGTACTAGCGGCAAGGTTATTATAGGCGTTGGTGAAATCCCTGATGTTTTTGTCGAACATGGTGCGATAGAAGCATACCTGCCTAAAACGGTAACTGTTTATTACTCTGATGGCACGTCAGAAGACAGGGCTATAGACTGGGATGAGAAAACCACGTACTATGTTCATGAAGACCCTAATGATGATACCAGCGATTGGGTGGAGCTGAATGAGTATACGGATTCGCACCCCATCGAGCCAATCATATGGGTGACAGATGGAAAAGTATCACTGCCGGATGGCGCAACGCTTGCTGAATGGGTGGATACCACATTAACGAGCTGTGTTTACGAGGCCGGCATCCCTAACCTGCCCGCTCCGTCCGCCTCGCTTCCGAATGGTGAATACGATGGCCCTCAGACAATAATCTTGAGCGCAGATGTCGGAAATCGCGAGATATACTATTGCATCTCCACCTCCAGTGCTGAGATTGAGCCGAATCTCAAGTACACGGGATCTATCACGCTAGGAGAAAGTATTACCTCATCAACGGACTTCATCCTTCTTGCGTACACGAAGGGTGACAGGGAGACTTGCGATGACAGCGATGTTGCAATATGGGAGTACACAATTCACCCGGCTAGCACTTTGACTATTAACAACAGTAGTAGCGGATGTGATACTCTTTGGAACACAGATACTGTTTTAGCATTCGTTTTTCCGGGACTGGCATTGCTTTTGAGGCGCAAATCATATTAA